A region of Pseudomonas putida DNA encodes the following proteins:
- a CDS encoding sulfite exporter TauE/SafE family protein, which translates to MNTLIAFYQTIGPALTLLVVITFFLAGTVKGVIGLGLPTIAMGLLGLAMPPAQAAALLIVPSTLTNLWQLAAGGHLLALLRRLGPMLAMIFVGTLVGSAWLGINSGAWAAHALGAALLAYAVYGLLGPGLRVAQRREWWLGPLCGMVTGVVTAATGVFVMPAVPYLQSLGLNRDEMIQALGLAFTVSTLALALGLAGQDALGGQALGASLLMLAPALVGMLAGQWLRQRISAPLFKRCFFIGLAVLGGHLLING; encoded by the coding sequence ATGAATACCTTGATCGCGTTCTATCAGACCATTGGCCCGGCATTGACGCTGCTGGTGGTCATTACCTTCTTTCTGGCAGGCACTGTCAAAGGTGTGATCGGTCTCGGTCTGCCGACCATCGCCATGGGCCTGCTTGGCCTGGCTATGCCGCCCGCGCAGGCAGCCGCGTTGCTGATCGTGCCTTCGACCCTCACCAACCTCTGGCAACTGGCTGCCGGGGGCCATCTGCTGGCGTTGCTGCGACGTCTGGGGCCGATGCTGGCCATGATCTTCGTCGGCACACTGGTCGGCAGTGCCTGGCTGGGCATCAACAGTGGCGCGTGGGCCGCGCATGCGCTGGGCGCCGCGCTGCTGGCCTACGCGGTGTACGGGCTGCTTGGCCCGGGGTTGCGCGTGGCACAAAGGCGGGAGTGGTGGCTGGGGCCGCTCTGCGGGATGGTGACGGGTGTGGTGACGGCCGCTACCGGGGTGTTCGTGATGCCGGCGGTACCGTACCTGCAAAGCCTTGGCCTGAACCGTGACGAGATGATCCAGGCCCTGGGCCTGGCATTTACGGTCTCGACCCTGGCGTTGGCCCTGGGCCTGGCCGGGCAGGATGCCTTGGGCGGCCAGGCCCTGGGTGCTTCATTGCTGATGCTGGCGCCGGCACTGGTCGGCATGCTGGCGGGGCAGTGGTTGCGTCAGCGCATCAGTGCACCGTTGTTCAAGCGCTGCTTCTTCATCGGCCTGGCCGTACTCGGCGGCCATCTGCTGATCAACGGTTAG
- a CDS encoding neutral zinc metallopeptidase, which yields MEWRKGRRSDNVVDARGEGGGGGGMRFGGGKGLGLGAILLIVGIGWLTGQDPLQILGQLTGQMEQQQQQAPSGAGSKAPPANDQQAEFVASVLGDTEDTWKALFSQAGKQYRDPKLVLFNGQVNSACGFASAAVGPFYCPADQRVYLDMSFFREMETRFAAAGDFAQAYVIAHEIGHHVQTLLGVSAKVDAARRNGQRMEGDNGLLVRQELQADCLAGVWAYQAQKRLNWLEPGDVEEALNAANAIGDDRLQQKGQGRVVPDSFTHGTSAQRVRWFKAGFAEGEVNSCDTFSARNL from the coding sequence ATGGAATGGCGAAAAGGCCGACGCAGCGACAACGTGGTCGATGCCCGAGGCGAAGGTGGCGGTGGTGGCGGCATGCGCTTTGGCGGCGGCAAGGGCCTCGGGTTGGGGGCGATTCTGCTGATCGTGGGCATTGGCTGGCTCACCGGGCAGGACCCGCTGCAGATTCTTGGCCAGCTCACCGGTCAAATGGAACAGCAACAGCAACAAGCGCCAAGCGGCGCAGGCAGCAAGGCGCCGCCGGCCAATGACCAGCAGGCCGAGTTTGTCGCCTCGGTGCTGGGTGACACTGAAGACACCTGGAAAGCGCTGTTCTCCCAGGCCGGCAAGCAGTACCGCGACCCCAAACTGGTGCTGTTCAACGGCCAGGTCAATTCTGCCTGCGGCTTTGCTTCGGCAGCGGTAGGCCCGTTCTATTGCCCGGCCGACCAGCGGGTCTACCTAGACATGTCGTTCTTCCGCGAGATGGAAACCCGCTTCGCCGCAGCGGGTGACTTTGCCCAGGCTTATGTCATCGCCCACGAGATCGGCCACCACGTGCAGACCCTGCTCGGCGTGTCGGCCAAGGTCGATGCCGCCCGCCGCAACGGGCAGCGCATGGAAGGCGACAACGGCTTGCTGGTACGCCAGGAACTGCAGGCCGATTGCCTGGCTGGGGTGTGGGCATATCAGGCGCAAAAACGCCTGAACTGGCTGGAGCCGGGTGACGTCGAGGAAGCGCTGAACGCGGCCAATGCCATTGGCGACGACCGCCTGCAGCAGAAAGGCCAGGGCCGCGTGGTACCCGACTCCTTCACTCACGGCACCTCGGCGCAGCGCGTACGCTGGTTCAAGGCGGGGTTTGCCGAGGGCGAGGTGAACAGCTGCGACACCTTCAGTGCGCGTAACCTCTGA
- a CDS encoding LysR family transcriptional regulator translates to MHFDLIDLTLFRHTLECGNITAGARRSHLSLPAASARIRAMEASLGTPLLERNRRGVQPTPAGQALLQHARLIEQQVERLQFDLAQYAQGQQGQVRLLCNTAALTEYLPELLAGYLAENPGVSVDVQELPSLRIVQSITQGMADLGIISTAAPSEHLQTLPFRDDPLVLVTPLGHPLAEHPAPSFIDSLAHGHVGLGADSALALYLEEQALREGRRMRVRVRADGFDGVLRMVAGGAGVGIVPLASVQRWQGLLPLHWAALGEDWANRRLLVCARDFAALPGYAAGLVKRLAG, encoded by the coding sequence ATGCATTTCGACCTCATCGACCTCACGCTTTTTCGCCATACCCTGGAGTGCGGCAACATTACTGCCGGCGCTCGCCGTAGTCATTTATCCCTACCTGCTGCCAGTGCGCGTATCCGAGCGATGGAAGCGTCACTGGGTACGCCATTGCTTGAACGCAATCGCCGGGGCGTACAGCCGACCCCTGCGGGCCAGGCGCTGTTGCAGCATGCCCGGCTGATCGAGCAGCAGGTCGAGCGCTTGCAATTCGACCTGGCCCAGTATGCGCAGGGCCAGCAAGGCCAGGTGCGGCTGTTGTGCAACACGGCAGCCCTGACTGAATACTTGCCCGAATTGCTGGCCGGCTATCTGGCCGAGAACCCAGGCGTCAGTGTCGATGTCCAAGAGCTGCCGAGCTTGCGGATCGTGCAGTCGATCACCCAAGGCATGGCGGATCTGGGGATCATCTCGACCGCTGCGCCCAGTGAACATTTGCAGACCCTGCCGTTTCGCGATGACCCACTGGTGTTGGTGACACCCCTTGGGCATCCATTGGCGGAGCACCCTGCACCAAGCTTCATCGACAGCCTCGCCCATGGTCATGTCGGGCTGGGGGCGGACAGCGCATTGGCCTTGTATCTTGAGGAACAGGCTCTGCGAGAAGGCAGGCGAATGCGGGTGCGGGTACGTGCCGACGGCTTCGATGGGGTGCTGCGCATGGTGGCGGGGGGTGCCGGGGTCGGCATTGTGCCGCTGGCTTCGGTGCAACGCTGGCAAGGGCTGTTGCCACTGCACTGGGCGGCGCTTGGTGAGGACTGGGCCAATCGCCGGTTGCTGGTGTGCGCCCGGGACTTTGCGGCGTTGCCAGGGTATGCGGCGGGATTGGTCAAGCGCTTGGCAGGCTGA
- the pcaH gene encoding protocatechuate 3,4-dioxygenase subunit beta yields the protein MPAQDTSRFVIRDRNWHPKALTPDYKTSIARSPRQALVSIPQSISETTGPDFTHLGFGAHDHDLLLNFNNGGLPVGERIIVAGRVVDQYGKPVPSTLVEMWQANAGGRYRHKNDRYLAPLDPNFGGVGRCLTDRDGYYSFRTIKPGPYPWRNGPNDWRPAHIHFGISGPSIATKLITQLYFEGDPLIPKCPIVKSIANPEAVQQLIAKLDMSNANPMDCLAYRFDIVLRGQRKTHFENC from the coding sequence ATGCCCGCCCAGGACACCAGCCGCTTCGTGATCCGTGATCGCAACTGGCACCCCAAAGCCCTGACGCCCGACTACAAGACTTCCATTGCCCGCTCGCCGCGCCAGGCATTGGTCAGCATCCCGCAGTCGATCAGCGAAACCACCGGCCCGGATTTCACCCACCTGGGTTTCGGCGCCCACGACCATGACCTGCTGTTGAACTTCAACAACGGCGGCCTGCCGGTCGGTGAGCGCATCATCGTTGCCGGCCGGGTGGTCGACCAGTACGGCAAACCTGTGCCCAGCACCCTGGTGGAAATGTGGCAGGCCAATGCTGGCGGCCGCTACCGCCACAAGAACGACCGTTACCTGGCCCCGCTGGACCCGAACTTCGGCGGTGTGGGTCGTTGCCTGACCGACCGTGACGGCTACTACAGCTTCCGTACCATCAAGCCCGGCCCGTACCCATGGCGCAATGGCCCAAATGATTGGCGCCCGGCGCACATCCATTTCGGCATCAGCGGCCCGTCGATCGCTACCAAGCTGATTACCCAGCTGTACTTCGAGGGCGACCCACTGATCCCCAAGTGCCCGATCGTCAAGTCGATCGCCAACCCAGAAGCCGTGCAGCAGTTGATCGCCAAGCTCGACATGAGCAACGCCAACCCCATGGACTGCCTGGCGTACCGCTTTGACATCGTGCTGCGCGGCCAGCGCAAGACCCACTTCGAAAACTGCTGA
- the ggt gene encoding gamma-glutamyltransferase, translated as MRIVLFQSMALGAAFLSCSSAFAATLEAGAVAAPDQYGAQVAADILKKGGNAVDAAVATAFTLAVTYPEAGNIGGGGFMTLFVDGKPYFLDYREVAPKAASRNMYLDDKGEVIENLSLVGVRAAGVPGTVMGLWEAHQKFGKLPWSELLTPAIGYAKNGFKIAEKQYQYRNDAQGLFKTATNFNDYFGTMKVGELFKQPEMAQTLERIADKGVSEFYQGKTADLLVAQMQADKGLITKQDLKDYKAVWREPMALSWRGNVVYTAPPPSSGGVALAQLLGIKEDRAADFKGVAHNSAQYIHLLAEIEKRVFADRADYLGDPAFTKVPVDQLIAKDYLAKRAAQVNPKAISVTDDVKPGLEPHQTTHFSIVDKQGNAVSNTYTLNLDYGSGVVVKGAGFLLNDEMDDFSAKPGAANAFGVVGGDANAIEPGKRMLSSMSPSLMTRDGKVELVIGTPGGSRIFTSIFQVMNNLYDYDMPLEKAVAAQRVHHQLLPKDTIYFDSYAPLTGAVADDLKKMGYVLEDQGWEMGDIQAIRVNGDKLETASDPRGRGVGMIVK; from the coding sequence ATGCGTATTGTCCTGTTCCAGTCCATGGCCCTCGGAGCCGCTTTCCTGAGCTGTTCATCGGCCTTTGCGGCCACCCTGGAGGCGGGCGCGGTGGCCGCGCCCGATCAATATGGCGCACAGGTGGCCGCCGATATTCTGAAAAAGGGCGGCAACGCCGTGGACGCCGCCGTGGCAACGGCCTTCACCCTGGCGGTGACCTACCCTGAAGCCGGCAACATCGGCGGCGGTGGCTTCATGACCCTGTTCGTCGACGGCAAGCCCTACTTCCTTGACTACCGCGAAGTGGCGCCCAAGGCTGCCAGCCGCAACATGTACCTGGACGACAAGGGCGAAGTGATCGAGAACCTCAGCCTGGTCGGCGTTCGCGCGGCGGGTGTACCCGGCACCGTGATGGGCCTGTGGGAAGCGCACCAGAAATTTGGCAAGTTGCCCTGGAGCGAGTTGCTGACGCCGGCCATCGGCTACGCCAAAAACGGCTTCAAGATTGCCGAAAAACAGTACCAGTACCGCAACGATGCCCAGGGCCTGTTCAAGACCGCGACTAACTTCAACGACTACTTCGGCACCATGAAGGTGGGCGAGCTGTTCAAGCAGCCCGAGATGGCCCAGACCCTCGAACGCATTGCCGACAAGGGCGTGAGCGAGTTCTACCAGGGCAAGACCGCCGACCTGCTGGTGGCGCAAATGCAGGCGGACAAAGGCCTGATCACCAAGCAAGACCTTAAGGACTACAAGGCCGTCTGGCGCGAGCCGATGGCCCTGAGCTGGCGCGGCAACGTGGTCTATACCGCCCCACCGCCAAGCTCCGGCGGCGTTGCCCTGGCCCAGCTGCTGGGCATCAAGGAAGACCGCGCGGCAGACTTCAAGGGCGTGGCGCACAACTCAGCGCAGTACATTCACCTGCTCGCCGAGATCGAGAAGCGCGTATTTGCCGACCGTGCCGACTACCTGGGCGACCCGGCGTTCACCAAGGTGCCGGTCGATCAATTGATCGCCAAGGACTACCTGGCCAAGCGCGCCGCGCAGGTCAACCCCAAGGCCATTTCGGTCACTGACGACGTCAAGCCGGGCTTGGAGCCGCACCAGACCACGCACTTCTCCATCGTCGACAAACAGGGCAACGCGGTCAGCAACACCTACACCCTCAACCTCGACTACGGCAGTGGTGTGGTGGTCAAGGGCGCCGGCTTCCTGCTCAACGACGAGATGGACGACTTCAGCGCCAAGCCGGGTGCGGCCAATGCCTTTGGCGTGGTCGGTGGTGATGCCAATGCCATCGAGCCGGGCAAGCGCATGCTGTCATCCATGAGCCCGAGCCTGATGACCCGCGATGGCAAGGTCGAGCTCGTGATCGGCACGCCAGGGGGCTCGCGGATCTTCACGTCAATCTTCCAGGTGATGAACAACCTGTACGACTACGACATGCCGCTGGAGAAGGCAGTGGCCGCGCAGCGTGTGCACCATCAGTTGCTGCCTAAAGACACTATCTATTTCGACAGCTATGCACCGCTGACCGGAGCGGTGGCGGATGACTTGAAGAAAATGGGGTATGTGCTGGAGGACCAGGGCTGGGAGATGGGCGATATCCAGGCGATCCGGGTGAACGGAGACAAGCTTGAGACGGCTTCTGACCCGCGTGGGCGTGGGGTGGGGATGATCGTCAAGTAA
- a CDS encoding LysR family transcriptional regulator, protein MKTRSEELQVFVAVIDCGSISAAAEQMGQTPSAVSRSLSRLEAKLGTTLVNRTTRRMDLTEEGRFFLERSRLILEQMDEMEERLSMNRQTATGRLRINAAAPFMLHAILPWIGEFRRQYPGIELELNTDDLIIDLLEQSTDVAIRIGELADSSLHARNLGCSPVQVLASPAYLERHGTPQRVEDLANHCLLGFSQPESLNHWPLRHAQGDRWAIRPALIASSGETLRQLALAGEGIVSLSHFMTHEDIRTGRLQVLLGDANNGYRQPIHAVYYRNTQLALRIQCFLDFIQRKLAMYAC, encoded by the coding sequence GTGAAAACCCGATCAGAAGAACTCCAGGTATTCGTCGCTGTGATCGACTGCGGCTCGATCTCTGCTGCAGCCGAGCAGATGGGCCAGACCCCGTCAGCCGTCAGCCGCTCCCTGTCGCGCCTGGAGGCCAAGCTCGGCACCACCCTGGTCAACCGCACCACCCGGCGCATGGACCTGACCGAAGAAGGCCGCTTTTTCCTTGAGCGCTCGCGTTTGATCCTGGAACAGATGGACGAGATGGAAGAGCGCCTGTCGATGAACCGGCAGACCGCCACCGGGCGCCTGCGCATCAACGCCGCGGCGCCGTTCATGCTGCACGCCATCCTGCCCTGGATCGGCGAGTTCCGCCGCCAGTACCCCGGCATCGAGCTGGAGCTCAACACCGACGACCTGATCATCGACCTGCTGGAGCAAAGCACCGATGTGGCGATCCGTATCGGCGAGTTGGCCGACTCCAGCCTGCATGCACGCAACCTGGGGTGCAGCCCGGTGCAGGTGCTGGCCAGCCCCGCCTACCTGGAACGGCACGGCACCCCGCAGCGCGTCGAAGACCTGGCCAACCACTGCTTGCTCGGGTTCAGCCAGCCCGAGTCGCTCAACCACTGGCCCTTGCGCCATGCCCAGGGCGACCGCTGGGCGATCCGCCCCGCGCTGATCGCCTCCAGCGGCGAAACCCTGCGCCAACTGGCCCTGGCCGGGGAGGGCATTGTCAGCCTGTCGCATTTCATGACCCACGAAGACATCCGCACTGGCCGCCTGCAGGTGCTGCTGGGCGACGCCAACAACGGTTATCGCCAGCCGATCCATGCGGTGTACTACCGCAACACGCAGTTGGCGCTGCGCATCCAGTGCTTCCTCGATTTCATCCAGCGCAAGCTGGCGATGTACGCCTGCTGA
- a CDS encoding NAD(P)H-dependent oxidoreductase: MKKILLLNGGKQFAHSDGRLNATLHEAAIAHLDRAGFDVRQTFIDGGYDVREEVEKFLWADVVIYQMPGWWMGAPWTVKKYIDDVFTEGHGSLYANDGRTRSDASQKYGSGGLIQGKQYMLSLTWNAPQQAFDDPSDFFEGKGVDAVYFPFHKANQFLGMTGLPTFLAVDVMKRPDVPAALAAYEAHLDKVFGKAE, translated from the coding sequence ATGAAAAAGATCCTTTTGCTCAACGGTGGTAAACAGTTCGCTCACTCCGATGGCCGCCTCAATGCGACCCTGCACGAAGCCGCTATCGCTCACCTGGACCGTGCCGGTTTCGACGTGCGGCAGACGTTCATTGATGGTGGCTACGATGTGCGGGAGGAAGTCGAGAAGTTCCTCTGGGCCGATGTGGTGATCTATCAGATGCCAGGTTGGTGGATGGGTGCGCCATGGACGGTGAAGAAGTACATCGATGACGTCTTCACCGAAGGCCATGGCAGCCTGTACGCCAACGACGGCCGGACCCGCTCGGATGCCTCGCAGAAGTACGGCAGCGGTGGCCTGATCCAGGGCAAGCAGTACATGCTGTCGCTGACCTGGAATGCCCCACAGCAGGCGTTTGACGACCCCAGCGACTTCTTCGAGGGCAAAGGTGTGGACGCCGTGTATTTCCCGTTCCACAAGGCCAACCAGTTCCTTGGCATGACCGGTTTGCCGACCTTCCTGGCGGTGGATGTGATGAAGCGCCCGGATGTGCCGGCAGCATTGGCCGCGTATGAAGCGCACCTGGACAAGGTGTTCGGCAAGGCTGAGTAA
- a CDS encoding putative quinol monooxygenase translates to MSEQYAFILKAKTRPEMAEAFETLFRAYVEPSRQEPGCIEYHMLRDKTDPSLFVFYEVWADKAALDVHSALPHMVAFFEKRMDYLEREFDIQLIDMLSASSANR, encoded by the coding sequence ATGAGCGAGCAGTACGCTTTCATCCTCAAAGCCAAGACCCGCCCGGAAATGGCCGAAGCTTTCGAAACCCTGTTCCGCGCCTATGTCGAGCCCAGCCGCCAGGAACCGGGCTGCATCGAGTACCACATGCTGCGCGACAAGACCGACCCTAGCCTGTTCGTGTTCTACGAGGTGTGGGCAGACAAGGCGGCACTGGATGTGCACTCGGCCCTGCCGCACATGGTCGCGTTCTTCGAAAAACGCATGGACTACCTGGAGCGCGAGTTCGATATCCAGTTGATCGACATGCTCAGCGCCTCGTCTGCTAACCGTTGA
- a CDS encoding IS110 family transposase, producing the protein MSSSVGIDVSSATLAVHIRPEGVNFSVSNDLKGFQLLVEKLGGYAVSMVLLEATGGYECNVLKALQDADFPVCRINPSRARDFAKSMGKRAKTDPIDAAVLAHLAEVMPPRPCQVMTPERALLRELLMQRDRFVQQRDDDKRRLKQARAPSVCLRLEQHIAYLKGEIRALEQEIAQQAAALPDDRVKQLTQVKGIGLITAGKLMALLPELGQVDKKEIAALVGVAPFNQDSGKQSGKRSIWGGRSQVRRALYMACWVVIRHNKDFCERYKALRAQGKCAKVSVVACMRVLIVRLNAMLKTGTPWKEQIAHS; encoded by the coding sequence ATGTCTTCCTCTGTCGGCATCGATGTTTCCAGTGCCACACTTGCTGTTCACATCCGCCCTGAGGGGGTGAACTTCAGTGTTTCCAATGACTTGAAGGGATTCCAACTGCTCGTCGAAAAGCTTGGCGGGTATGCAGTTTCAATGGTCTTGCTCGAAGCTACCGGTGGCTACGAGTGCAATGTCCTCAAAGCGCTGCAGGATGCCGATTTTCCGGTTTGCCGGATCAATCCCAGTCGTGCCCGGGACTTTGCCAAGTCGATGGGTAAACGCGCCAAGACCGATCCCATTGACGCAGCTGTTTTGGCTCACCTGGCTGAAGTTATGCCCCCACGGCCTTGCCAGGTGATGACACCCGAGCGGGCCTTGCTGCGCGAACTGCTTATGCAGCGGGATCGCTTCGTCCAACAGCGCGACGATGACAAGCGGCGCCTGAAGCAGGCGCGGGCTCCCAGTGTTTGTTTGCGGTTGGAACAACACATCGCCTATCTGAAGGGTGAAATTCGAGCGCTGGAACAAGAGATCGCACAGCAGGCAGCAGCTTTGCCTGATGACCGGGTTAAACAGCTCACTCAAGTCAAAGGAATTGGTCTGATTACTGCCGGAAAGCTGATGGCCTTGCTGCCAGAGCTGGGCCAGGTGGATAAGAAGGAAATTGCCGCCTTGGTCGGTGTTGCGCCGTTCAACCAGGACAGCGGCAAGCAGTCGGGCAAGCGTTCAATCTGGGGGGGGCGCTCACAAGTCAGGCGGGCGCTCTATATGGCCTGCTGGGTGGTGATACGGCACAACAAGGACTTCTGCGAGCGCTACAAAGCACTGCGAGCCCAGGGGAAGTGCGCGAAAGTATCGGTGGTGGCGTGTATGCGAGTATTGATAGTGAGGCTAAATGCGATGCTCAAGACCGGAACGCCCTGGAAGGAGCAAATAGCTCATTCGTAG
- the pcaG gene encoding protocatechuate 3,4-dioxygenase subunit alpha, whose product MPIELLPETPSQTAGPYVHIGLALEAAGNPTRDQEIWNCLAKPEAPGEHILLIGQVYDGNGHLVRDSFLELWQADAAGQYQDQYNLENAFNSFGRTATTFDAGEWTVQTVKPGVVNNAAGVPMAPHINLSLFARGINIHLHTRLYFDDEAEANAKCPVLNLIEQPQRRETLIAKRCEVDGKTAYRFDIRIQGEGETVFFDF is encoded by the coding sequence ATGCCAATCGAACTGCTGCCGGAAACCCCTTCGCAGACTGCCGGCCCCTACGTCCACATCGGCCTGGCCCTGGAAGCGGCCGGCAACCCGACCCGCGACCAGGAAATCTGGAATTGCCTGGCCAAGCCAGAAGCGCCGGGCGAACACATTCTGTTGATCGGCCAGGTCTATGACGGTAACGGGCACCTGGTGCGCGATTCGTTCCTGGAGCTGTGGCAGGCCGATGCCGCCGGCCAGTACCAAGATCAATACAACCTGGAAAACGCCTTCAACAGCTTCGGCCGCACGGCCACCACCTTCGATGCCGGTGAGTGGACTGTACAAACGGTGAAGCCGGGTGTGGTGAACAATGCGGCCGGCGTGCCGATGGCGCCGCACATCAACCTCAGCTTGTTTGCCCGTGGCATCAACATCCACCTGCACACACGTCTGTACTTCGATGATGAAGCCGAGGCCAACGCCAAGTGCCCGGTGCTCAACCTGATCGAGCAGCCACAGCGCCGTGAGACCTTGATTGCCAAGCGTTGCGAAGTGGACGGGAAGACGGCGTATCGGTTCGATATCCGTATTCAGGGGGAAGGGGAGACGGTGTTCTTCGACTTCTGA
- a CDS encoding methyl-accepting chemotaxis protein, with protein MNSWFANISVNLKLGLGFGLVLILTGLLALTGWTSLGSLIDRSNWMSDISQLNKDLTDLRIARLQYMIANGDDAAAANTLAKLEAFSNQQARLVDTFKSPDNVKLLHELGQTISQYKVSLGTMRAGYNATQTAREAMTASAAKADQAMDAISQEVMARPETDSARLAQYQLISKARQQLLQVRIDVRGYIADNSAVNEQAALRQLEAALAEVDTLKRQLPAADARLQQFEQSVQAYRDAVRQFRDALANITSARAEMTVQGADIVKTSDALYKIQLERRDIESAQARSLQAIATLLALLVGVLAAVLITRQITRPLQETLQAVERIAGGDLTHDLRVTRRDELGVLQQGIARMGTTLRELISGIRDGVTQIASAAEELSAVTEQTSAGANSQKVETDQVATAMHEMAATVQEVARNAEQASHAATGADDEARAGDRVVAEAIGQIERLAEEVHRSTEAMNLLQQESQKIGSVMDVIKSVAEQTNLLALNAAIEAARAGEAGRGFAVVADEVRGLAQRTQKSTEEIEELIASLQHGTQQVATAMQGSRTLTDSSVELARKAGASLGSITGTVSNIQSMNQQIAAAAEEQSAVAEEISRSILNVRDVSEQTAAASDETAASSVELARLGGQLQMMVSQFRV; from the coding sequence ATGAACAGCTGGTTTGCCAACATCAGCGTCAACCTCAAACTCGGCCTGGGCTTCGGCCTGGTACTGATCCTCACCGGCCTGCTGGCCCTGACCGGCTGGACCAGCCTGGGCAGCCTGATCGACCGCAGTAACTGGATGAGCGACATCAGCCAGCTCAACAAGGACCTGACCGATCTGCGCATCGCACGCCTGCAGTACATGATTGCCAATGGCGACGATGCGGCGGCGGCCAACACACTGGCCAAGCTGGAAGCCTTCAGCAACCAGCAGGCGCGCCTGGTCGATACGTTCAAGAGCCCGGATAACGTCAAGTTGCTGCACGAACTGGGGCAGACCATCAGCCAATACAAGGTGTCGCTGGGCACCATGCGTGCAGGCTACAACGCCACCCAGACCGCTCGCGAGGCCATGACCGCTTCGGCCGCCAAGGCTGACCAGGCCATGGATGCCATCAGCCAGGAAGTCATGGCACGCCCCGAAACCGATAGTGCGCGCCTGGCCCAGTACCAACTGATCAGCAAGGCTCGCCAGCAGCTGTTGCAGGTGCGCATCGACGTGCGCGGTTACATTGCCGACAACAGTGCGGTCAATGAGCAGGCCGCCCTGCGCCAACTCGAAGCGGCACTGGCCGAGGTCGACACCCTCAAGCGCCAGCTGCCTGCCGCAGACGCGCGCCTGCAGCAGTTCGAACAGTCGGTGCAGGCCTACCGTGATGCCGTTCGCCAGTTCCGCGATGCGCTCGCCAATATCACCAGCGCGCGTGCCGAAATGACCGTCCAGGGCGCCGACATCGTCAAAACCAGCGACGCGTTGTACAAGATCCAGCTGGAGCGACGCGACATCGAAAGTGCGCAGGCCCGTAGCCTGCAGGCCATCGCAACCCTGCTGGCGTTACTGGTAGGCGTTCTGGCAGCGGTGCTCATCACGCGGCAGATCACCCGCCCGCTGCAGGAAACCCTGCAAGCCGTGGAACGCATCGCCGGCGGCGACCTGACGCACGACCTGCGCGTCACCCGCCGCGATGAACTGGGCGTGCTGCAACAGGGCATCGCCCGCATGGGCACCACCCTGCGTGAGCTGATCAGCGGCATCCGCGACGGCGTGACCCAGATTGCCAGCGCCGCCGAAGAGCTGTCGGCCGTGACCGAGCAGACCAGCGCAGGGGCCAACAGTCAGAAGGTCGAGACCGATCAGGTGGCCACCGCGATGCACGAAATGGCGGCAACCGTTCAGGAAGTCGCGCGCAACGCCGAGCAGGCCTCGCATGCCGCCACCGGTGCCGATGACGAAGCTCGCGCGGGTGATCGTGTGGTCGCTGAGGCCATCGGCCAGATCGAGCGCCTGGCCGAAGAAGTGCACCGTTCCACCGAAGCCATGAACCTGCTGCAACAGGAAAGCCAGAAGATCGGCAGCGTCATGGACGTGATCAAGTCGGTGGCCGAACAGACCAACCTGCTGGCGCTCAACGCCGCGATCGAAGCGGCCCGTGCTGGTGAGGCAGGACGTGGTTTTGCCGTGGTTGCAGACGAGGTGCGCGGCCTGGCCCAGCGCACGCAGAAGTCCACCGAAGAGATCGAAGAGCTGATCGCCAGCCTGCAGCACGGCACCCAGCAAGTGGCCACGGCCATGCAGGGTAGCCGCACCCTGACCGACAGCAGTGTCGAGCTGGCGCGCAAGGCCGGCGCCTCGCTAGGAAGCATCACCGGCACGGTGTCGAACATCCAGTCGATGAACCAGCAGATCGCGGCGGCGGCGGAAGAGCAGAGCGCGGTGGCCGAAGAAATCAGCCGGAGCATTCTGAATGTGCGGGATGTGTCCGAACAGACGGCGGCGGCCAGTGACGAGACGGCGGCGTCCAGCGTTGAGCTGGCGCGGTTGGGCGGGCAGTTGCAGATGATGGTGAGCCAGTTCCGCGTTTGA